A single genomic interval of Pseudomonadales bacterium harbors:
- a CDS encoding MFS transporter yields the protein MFDGLIAEERSTAMQSAPPPEKHDGFHYGWVVVATVFLAQALAVGTTIYGFGLLVKPIAADYQLTRAVANGGLMVLLLGMAIVSPFIGWMLDRLPGSLLVASGALIFGSGCLAIAFTHSLWLMTAITLLPLATGVQALGPLSASALTARWFERNRGRALGIVSVSSSAGGLLVLPLMTFFVERLGWRSAVAAMGGLVVILVVPLALLLIREPQRALPGQRNPDPSTSKVSPAPLWNARKLLQTRDFWLLAICIGLVLAVNQALLASLVAYGTDRGFSLQAASLVVSVVSGSAIIGKLVIGELSDHVDMRRLIVAVIMLAEVYLACLVSSPDYTVLLTVSLLAGAAIGGVTPLWAALISARFGPASVGTVMGLMIPVQISLTLLCLYYSGHSYDVSGNYRQAFAVFAGVLIIAGLAILPVKVQRETAVQSE from the coding sequence GTGTTCGATGGGCTGATCGCGGAGGAGAGATCAACGGCCATGCAAAGCGCACCACCCCCGGAGAAGCATGACGGATTTCATTATGGATGGGTGGTTGTTGCCACGGTATTCCTGGCACAGGCACTTGCCGTTGGCACAACGATCTACGGCTTCGGACTACTGGTCAAGCCAATTGCTGCCGACTATCAACTGACACGAGCCGTCGCCAACGGTGGCCTGATGGTGTTGCTTCTCGGCATGGCGATCGTGTCGCCTTTCATTGGATGGATGCTGGATCGACTGCCAGGCAGTCTGCTGGTAGCAAGCGGCGCACTGATTTTCGGATCGGGCTGCCTTGCAATTGCATTTACACATTCACTGTGGCTGATGACTGCCATTACGCTCTTGCCGCTCGCCACCGGGGTGCAGGCACTGGGACCACTGAGCGCCAGTGCCTTGACGGCGCGTTGGTTCGAGCGCAACCGCGGTCGCGCACTCGGCATTGTCTCGGTGTCTTCTTCAGCTGGTGGCCTGCTCGTCCTGCCATTGATGACGTTCTTCGTCGAGCGCCTGGGGTGGCGCAGCGCAGTTGCCGCAATGGGCGGGCTGGTCGTGATTCTGGTGGTACCTCTCGCCTTGCTCCTGATTCGCGAGCCACAGCGGGCACTCCCCGGCCAGAGGAATCCAGACCCTTCGACGTCGAAGGTGTCCCCTGCCCCGCTCTGGAATGCAAGGAAACTGTTGCAGACACGGGATTTCTGGCTACTCGCGATCTGCATTGGCCTGGTTCTCGCGGTAAACCAGGCGCTACTCGCATCTCTCGTGGCCTATGGCACAGACCGGGGTTTCTCGCTTCAGGCAGCGAGCCTTGTGGTGTCGGTAGTTTCCGGTTCGGCCATCATTGGCAAACTCGTCATCGGCGAGCTATCCGACCATGTGGATATGCGTCGGTTGATTGTTGCCGTAATAATGTTGGCCGAAGTTTATCTTGCGTGTCTCGTTTCGAGCCCTGACTATACGGTGCTGTTGACCGTGTCGCTGCTCGCGGGTGCGGCAATCGGCGGCGTGACGCCTTTGTGGGCAGCACTGATCAGCGCACGCTTCGGTCCTGCGTCTGTTGGCACTGTCATGGGATTAATGATTCCCGTGCAGATATCGCTGACGCTGCTGTGTCTTTATTATTCGGGCCACTCATACGATGTGTCTGGAAATTACCGACAGGCGTTTGCGGTCTTCGCTGGTGTCTTGATCATCGCGGGATTGGCAATCCTGCCGGTAAAGGTGCAACGCGAAACTGCCGTGCAATCTGAATGA
- a CDS encoding TonB-dependent receptor, translated as MLTVRNGTSDARIGFRAHALALAIATAGLAALAAGTSEVQAQAGQAARSGGIEEVTVTARRREESLQEVPVSITAYTAADITDMGITNITNISEMTTNLIIVPTTGGNDASDVCMRGLCRTDFTITEDPMVGIYLDGVYIGKAVGSLFDIAQLERVEVLRGPQGTLYGKNTVGGAVILHTRKPGDEVGGELSLTAGNFGRKDAKAYIEGPLADTLSASLALMSKRHDPFVKNDAGRDIWDEDNLVARTAVRWQPAATVTVDYAYDWQKKRERALVSQLTSVSNYGYAQYLNTDVFPNSPVYPGVPPLAQQVRPKRASHVSVSGPSISNLDVKGHGLTIDWELGDVGTFSDLSLKSITGYREMENVLLNNAFGTWYPRVLSNLPDDFSLKSKSQEFQISGNAFNGYMDFVAGLFYFNEKGDYSNHQVLGTFGMDQIYFTAIDNTSKALFGEVSLHFTDQLTLSLGLRYTDEDREQQHTVTALASPFPAMLGTYFNSYNQTYYGYPAHIPTKINDQGTSPRVALNYQWTDDVMVYASFARGFKSGGFNARSGSLVAWGPYDDMQNDAYEIGVKSMWLDNRVRLNAAVFYQNLTDMQAQVNVIDNGNWITQVQNAAEATIKGFEIETLLKVIDGLDISAGYGYVDAEYDKFMSPDPRLPVGSPAVDVSNDRGFEFTPKHSYNLSLNYTFPRFLPDGDLRARLDWSGMSKHVFTPVLSTNKDIAQDGYSLLNLRLAWEDVQVGCCNDGRLAVAAWVRNLADKEYRIGGYDFDGGPVHGRLATSQYGEPRTYGIDVIYKFGAL; from the coding sequence ATGCTTACAGTACGAAATGGTACCTCCGACGCGCGTATCGGCTTTCGTGCCCATGCGCTTGCGCTGGCCATCGCAACGGCAGGTCTGGCTGCGCTGGCAGCCGGTACGTCCGAGGTGCAGGCACAGGCGGGGCAGGCAGCACGCAGTGGCGGCATCGAGGAAGTGACCGTCACCGCCCGGCGCCGCGAGGAAAGCCTGCAGGAGGTTCCGGTATCGATCACGGCCTACACGGCTGCCGATATCACCGATATGGGAATCACCAACATCACGAACATCAGCGAGATGACGACCAACCTCATCATCGTGCCGACCACCGGCGGCAACGACGCCAGCGATGTGTGCATGCGCGGTCTGTGTCGTACCGACTTCACGATCACCGAAGACCCGATGGTCGGTATCTATCTCGATGGCGTCTATATCGGCAAGGCGGTCGGATCGCTGTTCGATATTGCGCAGCTCGAGCGGGTCGAGGTGCTGCGCGGTCCGCAGGGCACCCTGTACGGCAAGAACACCGTGGGTGGTGCGGTGATACTGCATACCCGCAAGCCCGGTGACGAAGTTGGCGGCGAACTGTCGCTGACTGCCGGCAACTTCGGTCGCAAGGATGCCAAGGCCTATATCGAAGGTCCGCTGGCCGACACCCTGTCCGCCAGCCTGGCGTTGATGTCCAAGCGTCATGATCCCTTCGTGAAGAACGATGCCGGCAGGGATATCTGGGACGAGGACAACCTGGTCGCGCGCACGGCGGTGCGCTGGCAGCCGGCAGCGACGGTGACCGTCGACTACGCCTACGACTGGCAGAAAAAGCGTGAACGCGCGCTGGTGTCGCAGCTCACGTCGGTGTCGAATTATGGGTACGCGCAGTACCTGAATACCGATGTGTTTCCCAACTCGCCCGTTTACCCGGGTGTGCCGCCGCTTGCCCAGCAGGTACGTCCGAAGCGTGCCAGTCACGTTTCGGTATCGGGGCCATCGATCAGCAATCTCGACGTCAAGGGCCACGGCCTGACGATCGACTGGGAACTCGGCGACGTTGGCACCTTCAGTGATCTGTCGCTGAAGTCGATCACCGGCTACCGCGAGATGGAAAACGTGCTGCTCAACAACGCCTTCGGTACCTGGTACCCGCGCGTGCTGAGCAACCTGCCGGATGATTTCTCGCTGAAGTCGAAGAGCCAGGAATTCCAGATCTCGGGGAATGCGTTCAACGGCTACATGGATTTCGTGGCGGGCCTGTTTTATTTCAATGAAAAAGGCGACTACAGCAACCACCAGGTTCTCGGCACGTTCGGGATGGACCAGATCTACTTCACCGCGATCGACAACACCAGCAAGGCGCTGTTTGGCGAGGTGTCGCTGCACTTCACCGACCAGTTGACGCTCTCGCTGGGCCTGCGCTACACGGATGAGGATCGCGAGCAGCAGCACACGGTCACGGCGCTTGCTTCCCCTTTCCCCGCGATGCTGGGTACCTATTTCAACAGTTACAACCAGACCTACTATGGTTACCCGGCGCACATCCCGACCAAGATCAATGACCAGGGAACTTCACCGCGCGTTGCACTGAACTACCAGTGGACCGACGACGTAATGGTGTACGCCAGCTTCGCACGCGGCTTCAAGAGTGGTGGCTTCAACGCACGCTCTGGCTCGTTGGTGGCATGGGGTCCGTACGACGACATGCAGAACGACGCCTACGAGATCGGCGTCAAGTCGATGTGGCTGGACAACCGGGTGCGTCTGAACGCAGCCGTGTTCTACCAGAACCTTACCGACATGCAGGCCCAGGTCAACGTGATCGACAACGGCAACTGGATCACCCAGGTGCAGAACGCGGCCGAGGCGACCATCAAGGGATTCGAGATCGAGACGCTGCTGAAGGTGATCGACGGGCTCGATATCTCGGCCGGTTATGGCTATGTCGACGCTGAATACGACAAGTTCATGTCGCCCGATCCACGGCTGCCGGTGGGTTCGCCTGCAGTCGACGTATCGAACGACCGCGGTTTCGAGTTCACGCCGAAGCACAGCTACAACCTGTCGCTGAACTACACCTTCCCGCGGTTCCTGCCGGATGGCGACCTGCGTGCGCGTCTCGACTGGTCGGGCATGAGCAAGCATGTGTTCACGCCGGTTCTGAGCACCAACAAGGATATTGCCCAGGACGGTTACAGCCTGCTCAACCTGCGCCTTGCCTGGGAAGACGTGCAGGTCGGCTGCTGCAATGACGGACGTCTTGCGGTTGCCGCGTGGGTACGCAACCTGGCCGACAAGGAATACCGCATCGGCGGTTACGACTTCGACGGCGGACCGGTTCATGGTCGGCTCGCGACGAGCCAGTATGGCGAGCCGCGCACCTACGGTATCGACGTGATCTACAAGTTCGGTGCACTGTAA
- the purU gene encoding formyltetrahydrofolate deformylase: protein MNSERRYTLKLSCPDRVGIVARVAGFFAEQQGWILEASQHADEKNGNYFMRVEVRADSLPFHLAELRERFASLAGEFGMSWQISDSAIRKRVVVLVSQQEHCLYDLLGRWKSGELEIDIPCVISNHETWRGLVEWHGIPFHHIPVNQDNRERAFAEIERLFAESHADTMVLARFMQILPAALCRRHIGRIVNIHHSFLPSFVGAKPYHQAHERGVKLIGATCHYVTEELDQGPIIEQDVIRIDHSDAVEDLVRYGKDIEKAVLARGLRYHLEDRVLVNGQRTVVFR, encoded by the coding sequence ATGAACAGCGAACGTCGCTACACACTCAAACTGTCCTGTCCGGATCGCGTCGGCATCGTCGCGCGTGTCGCCGGCTTCTTTGCCGAACAGCAGGGCTGGATCCTGGAAGCCAGCCAGCACGCCGACGAGAAGAATGGCAACTACTTCATGCGGGTCGAGGTTCGCGCCGATTCGCTGCCCTTCCATCTGGCGGAGTTGCGCGAACGCTTTGCATCGCTGGCAGGCGAATTCGGAATGAGCTGGCAGATCAGCGACAGCGCGATCAGGAAGCGCGTCGTCGTCCTGGTATCGCAGCAGGAGCACTGCCTGTACGACCTGCTCGGGCGCTGGAAGAGCGGTGAGCTCGAAATCGACATCCCGTGTGTGATCTCGAATCACGAGACCTGGCGTGGACTGGTCGAATGGCATGGCATACCGTTCCACCACATACCGGTGAACCAGGACAACCGCGAGCGGGCGTTTGCCGAGATCGAGCGACTGTTCGCCGAGTCGCACGCAGACACCATGGTGCTCGCACGCTTCATGCAGATCCTGCCGGCAGCGCTGTGCCGGCGCCATATCGGGCGCATCGTGAACATCCATCACAGCTTTCTGCCGAGCTTCGTCGGTGCGAAGCCGTATCACCAGGCGCATGAGCGCGGCGTGAAGCTGATCGGTGCCACCTGCCATTACGTGACCGAGGAGCTCGATCAGGGTCCGATCATCGAACAGGACGTGATTCGCATCGATCACAGCGATGCGGTCGAAGACCTGGTGCGCTACGGCAAGGACATCGAGAAGGCAGTGCTTGCACGCGGGTTGCGCTATCACCTCGAGGATCGTGTGCTGGTGAACGGCCAGCGCACCGTCGTGTTCCGCTGA
- a CDS encoding amidohydrolase family protein → MLLRAVGGADGRVRDLRIVAGRIVASDRQLVKRPGETVLDACGGVVIRGLHDHHVHLLGSARALDSLVCGPPAVRDEDALARVLRSACPGADGWIRGTGFHDSVAPGVDRRWLDRVCPAHPLRIQHRSGMLWILNSAALVAAGMEPDAELPAGVERLADGTPSGRCYGLDEWLGRRLGVQPPDLRALGERLASYGVAGVTDAGVRNGPAEWELLAAAQLHGELPQRVLLMGSEALDGMAVDGDHIARGPLKIYLREAAFDAFDVLVARVRAAHALGRDCAFHCVTRAELVVALAALETAGVRAGDRIEHAAVCDDEALGWIVRLGLRVVGQPHFIAERGERYRVEVEPADRPWLWRAAAFLAAAVPFAAGTDAPYGSLDPWQAMRAAVSRCTADGGCLGRDEVLAPQQAVQLFCGDPRLPGTGSPWPEVGDRADLCVLDLPWRELLDDLDSRHVRATLIDGVVVHQRAG, encoded by the coding sequence GTGCTGTTGCGTGCGGTCGGCGGGGCGGATGGACGTGTTCGCGATCTGCGCATCGTCGCCGGTCGCATCGTCGCATCGGACCGGCAGCTCGTGAAGCGGCCGGGAGAGACCGTGCTCGATGCGTGTGGCGGTGTCGTGATCCGCGGTCTGCACGATCACCACGTGCATCTGCTGGGGAGTGCGCGTGCGCTGGATTCGCTGGTCTGCGGGCCGCCCGCGGTGCGCGATGAGGACGCCCTGGCGCGCGTGCTGCGCAGTGCGTGTCCCGGTGCCGACGGCTGGATACGTGGCACCGGATTCCACGACAGCGTGGCGCCTGGCGTCGATCGGCGCTGGCTCGATCGGGTGTGCCCCGCGCATCCGCTGCGGATCCAGCACCGTAGCGGCATGTTGTGGATCCTGAACAGCGCAGCGCTCGTGGCGGCGGGTATGGAGCCTGATGCCGAATTACCCGCCGGTGTCGAGCGGCTGGCAGACGGTACGCCGAGTGGCCGTTGCTACGGTCTTGACGAGTGGCTGGGACGGCGTCTCGGCGTGCAGCCGCCCGACCTGCGGGCATTGGGAGAACGACTTGCCAGCTACGGTGTTGCCGGCGTCACGGATGCCGGCGTGCGCAATGGTCCGGCCGAATGGGAGTTGCTTGCAGCGGCACAGCTTCACGGCGAACTGCCGCAACGCGTCTTGCTGATGGGCTCGGAGGCGCTCGACGGGATGGCTGTTGATGGCGATCACATCGCACGCGGGCCGTTGAAGATCTATCTGCGCGAAGCGGCATTCGATGCTTTCGATGTGCTCGTAGCGCGTGTGCGCGCGGCGCATGCGCTCGGGCGTGACTGCGCGTTTCACTGCGTGACGCGCGCCGAACTGGTGGTAGCACTGGCTGCACTGGAAACCGCTGGAGTGCGAGCGGGCGACCGCATCGAACATGCTGCGGTGTGCGATGACGAGGCGCTCGGCTGGATCGTGCGACTGGGTTTGCGTGTGGTCGGCCAGCCGCATTTCATCGCCGAGCGTGGTGAGCGCTATCGCGTCGAAGTGGAACCGGCTGACCGGCCATGGTTGTGGCGGGCTGCGGCCTTTCTTGCCGCTGCTGTGCCGTTCGCGGCCGGGACCGACGCGCCGTATGGTTCGCTCGATCCATGGCAGGCCATGCGCGCTGCGGTGTCGCGTTGCACTGCCGATGGCGGGTGCCTGGGGCGGGACGAAGTGCTTGCGCCGCAGCAGGCAGTCCAGCTTTTCTGCGGTGATCCACGCTTGCCGGGTACGGGTTCGCCGTGGCCCGAAGTCGGAGATCGTGCCGATCTGTGCGTGCTCGATCTGCCGTGGAGGGAACTGCTCGACGATCTCGACAGCCGCCACGTACGGGCGACGCTGATCGATGGCGTGGTGGTGCATCAACGCGCGGGTTGA
- a CDS encoding thiamine pyrophosphate-requiring protein, producing the protein MNVASAIGRILKAEGVEMIFGYPDSPIIDGAAESGIRPILARQERVAVHMADAYTRMSSGQKIGIVFTQYGPGIENAFGGIAQAFGDSVPILVLACGYARPVWNFPHHFNSSVAARPITKMSERIETASMVSAAFERAFTQVRNGRRAPVLLEIPIDLLREEWCGPLDYTATRAYRCGPDPCMVEEVAERLLKARCPVIYAGQGVHYARAWRELRELAELLGAPVTTSIQGKSAFPEDHPLSLGAGGLRYPDAVDHFIRKSDLIFGIGCSFSPTTFGLNFPKDKTFIHATLDTRHLNGGVHADAALVGDAQLILAMLNEAIGTRGSHRKSADVAAEIASVRERWLTRWMPKLTSNEKPIDAYRVLWELMHAVDPDNTIVTHDAGSARDEMAPFWVSKQPLSYIGWGKTTQMGTGLGYALGAKAAHPEKLCINYWGDAAVGMTGMDFETAVRAGLPILSIVKNNSQMAIQAPMQRLATSKYDDISRVSGNYADLAKALGGYGERVTEPGDVAAAIRRGIEQTKNGVPALLEFITHPRISFTIPGRALEFWNSNLQEIMSVH; encoded by the coding sequence ATGAACGTTGCATCAGCAATTGGCCGGATTCTCAAGGCCGAAGGGGTGGAAATGATCTTTGGCTATCCGGATAGCCCGATCATCGACGGTGCTGCCGAATCTGGTATCCGCCCCATCCTCGCACGACAGGAGCGGGTTGCTGTGCATATGGCCGACGCATACACACGAATGTCGTCCGGACAGAAGATAGGAATCGTATTCACGCAGTATGGCCCCGGTATCGAGAATGCCTTTGGCGGCATCGCTCAAGCCTTTGGCGATTCCGTGCCGATTCTGGTGCTGGCCTGTGGCTATGCGCGTCCGGTATGGAACTTCCCGCATCACTTCAATTCGTCGGTGGCTGCCCGGCCGATCACGAAGATGAGCGAACGCATCGAAACAGCGTCAATGGTCAGCGCGGCATTCGAGCGTGCATTCACCCAGGTACGCAACGGACGCAGAGCACCGGTGCTGCTGGAAATACCCATCGACCTCCTGCGCGAGGAGTGGTGTGGCCCCCTGGATTACACGGCGACAAGGGCCTATCGCTGTGGTCCAGATCCCTGCATGGTGGAAGAGGTGGCAGAGCGCCTGCTCAAAGCGCGATGCCCCGTGATCTACGCGGGACAGGGCGTACATTACGCACGGGCATGGAGGGAATTGCGGGAGCTGGCGGAGCTGCTGGGCGCGCCGGTGACCACCAGCATTCAAGGCAAGAGTGCCTTTCCGGAGGATCACCCACTGTCACTGGGCGCCGGCGGATTGCGCTACCCGGATGCCGTCGACCACTTCATCAGGAAATCCGATCTCATCTTCGGCATCGGCTGCAGTTTTTCACCCACGACTTTCGGATTGAATTTTCCGAAGGACAAGACTTTCATTCACGCCACGCTCGATACCCGGCACCTGAATGGCGGCGTGCACGCAGATGCGGCGCTGGTAGGCGATGCACAACTGATTCTTGCCATGCTGAACGAGGCGATTGGCACGCGGGGATCACACCGCAAGAGTGCCGATGTCGCCGCTGAAATCGCTTCCGTGCGCGAGCGTTGGCTGACTCGGTGGATGCCCAAGCTCACGTCAAACGAGAAGCCGATCGATGCATACAGGGTGCTCTGGGAACTCATGCACGCAGTCGACCCGGACAATACGATCGTGACTCATGATGCAGGCAGCGCGAGGGACGAGATGGCCCCGTTCTGGGTCAGCAAGCAACCGCTCAGCTACATCGGTTGGGGAAAGACCACCCAGATGGGCACCGGCCTGGGCTACGCACTGGGAGCGAAGGCGGCACATCCCGAAAAGCTCTGCATCAATTACTGGGGAGATGCCGCAGTCGGCATGACCGGCATGGATTTCGAAACAGCCGTGCGTGCGGGCCTGCCGATCCTGTCCATCGTGAAGAACAACTCACAGATGGCGATCCAGGCACCGATGCAGCGTCTGGCGACATCGAAATACGATGATATTTCACGCGTATCCGGCAACTACGCAGACCTGGCCAAAGCGCTTGGCGGATACGGCGAACGAGTCACCGAACCAGGCGACGTGGCAGCCGCAATCCGACGCGGCATCGAGCAGACGAAAAACGGCGTGCCGGCGCTGCTCGAATTCATTACTCATCCGCGGATCAGTTTCACGATTCCCGGGCGCGCGCTCGAGTTCTGGAACAGCAATCTGCAGGAAATCATGAGTGTGCACTGA
- a CDS encoding AbgT family transporter has product MPQHHNERSGGVLGWIERTGNRLPDPVFIFLYLIAALIAVSVVASSVGLSALHPSQHDASGAPQLITASSLLAPDNIRRLWADMPQTFTAFHPLGYVLVVMLGAGVAERSGLFAAAMRATVHAAPRKLLTPMVALVAMMGNLAADAAYVVLIPLAGILYAAANRHPIAGIAAAFAGVSGAFSANLLPGQLDALLFGITEAAAEALVPTWDANIVGNWYFIAGMTVVFLPVIWYVTDRVIEPRLGDPAAGVQTVDADDAGPIDALHRRALLHAGIAALAVVLLWALFLFGPGTPLLDRDGIGPARLSPFFRSLVAGFCVLFLACGWAYGRVAGTVRSHRDIVRMMQEAMAELAYYLVLAFAAAHFIAMFAWSNLGLIIAVHGAEAIRASDLPAPMLLGMIVLLTAGVNLFIGSASAKWALLAPVLVPMMMMLGISPEATTAAYRVGDGATNIVTPLMVYFPLILTFCQRWRADFGLGSLVATMLPFALALLGVGVVLTIVWIALGIPLGPAAPVHFVLP; this is encoded by the coding sequence ATGCCGCAGCATCACAATGAGCGCAGCGGCGGTGTGCTTGGCTGGATCGAGCGCACCGGCAACCGACTGCCAGACCCGGTATTCATCTTCCTGTACCTGATCGCCGCGCTGATAGCGGTCAGTGTCGTTGCCTCGTCGGTCGGTCTGTCCGCGCTGCACCCTTCACAACACGATGCCAGCGGCGCTCCGCAGCTGATCACCGCGAGCAGCCTGCTCGCGCCGGACAATATTCGGCGGCTCTGGGCCGACATGCCGCAGACCTTCACCGCGTTCCATCCGCTCGGTTACGTGCTGGTGGTGATGCTTGGCGCAGGCGTTGCCGAGCGCAGCGGACTGTTTGCCGCAGCGATGCGGGCCACGGTGCACGCCGCACCACGCAAGCTGCTGACGCCGATGGTCGCGCTGGTCGCGATGATGGGCAACCTGGCGGCGGATGCGGCCTACGTCGTCCTGATACCGCTGGCCGGCATTCTGTATGCCGCCGCGAACCGTCACCCGATCGCCGGCATCGCCGCAGCGTTTGCAGGCGTATCCGGCGCGTTTTCTGCCAATCTGCTGCCGGGGCAGCTCGATGCGCTGCTGTTCGGCATCACCGAGGCTGCTGCGGAAGCATTGGTGCCGACGTGGGATGCCAATATCGTTGGCAACTGGTACTTCATCGCCGGCATGACCGTGGTGTTCCTGCCGGTGATCTGGTACGTGACCGACCGGGTGATCGAGCCGCGTCTGGGTGATCCGGCGGCAGGCGTTCAGACAGTCGACGCAGACGATGCGGGGCCGATCGATGCGTTGCACCGCCGCGCATTGCTGCACGCGGGCATCGCGGCGCTTGCGGTCGTGCTGCTGTGGGCGTTGTTCCTGTTTGGTCCCGGGACGCCGCTGCTCGATCGTGACGGCATCGGGCCTGCGCGCCTGTCGCCGTTCTTCCGTTCGCTGGTGGCGGGTTTCTGTGTACTGTTCCTTGCCTGTGGGTGGGCCTATGGGCGTGTTGCCGGGACGGTGCGTTCACACCGTGACATCGTGCGCATGATGCAGGAGGCGATGGCAGAGCTCGCGTATTACCTCGTGCTCGCGTTCGCAGCCGCACACTTCATCGCGATGTTCGCCTGGTCGAACCTCGGGTTGATCATCGCGGTGCACGGGGCCGAAGCGATACGTGCGTCCGATCTGCCGGCACCGATGCTGCTCGGGATGATCGTGCTGCTCACCGCCGGTGTGAACCTGTTCATCGGTTCGGCGTCGGCGAAATGGGCTCTGCTTGCGCCGGTACTGGTGCCGATGATGATGATGCTCGGCATCAGCCCGGAAGCGACCACGGCCGCCTATCGTGTCGGCGACGGCGCGACCAACATCGTGACACCGCTGATGGTCTACTTTCCGCTGATTCTCACCTTCTGCCAGCGCTGGCGTGCCGATTTCGGACTGGGCAGCCTGGTGGCGACGATGCTGCCGTTCGCGCTTGCGCTGCTCGGCGTAGGCGTCGTGCTCACGATCGTCTGGATCGCTCTGGGAATCCCGCTCGGACCGGCAGCACCGGTGCATTTCGTGCTGCCCTGA
- a CDS encoding CoA transferase, with protein MVPAGASAFTASDYAQRLRVSLGLSAQEPWAADPRSADVLWADSGAMALTGYRDGPALLSPAPLAACAQGAWRTLASLSDGMLDPWFAAYRLLGERAALMGLQRNGAVSAGGACRLLRVRDGCIALNLPREDDWRLLPAWLETAVADWDTVADCVIDRELAPLLERARLLGLAAASSVSPPSRVEPWFRLEERGLRRRSGAPHAPMVLDLGSLWAAPLCTNLLGMLGARVVKVESEQRLDGARFGPAAFFDVLNAGKESVMLDLRTPAGRNSLRSLLASADIVVESARPRALEQMGIRAADLVAAGTGKTWIAITGHGRGTPQRDWIAYGDDAGVAAGFSELLRCRDGQPVFCADAVADPLTGLHAAVLAWHGWRSGSGGLFDVSLYAVAAHCAALHVPVCTATDGGVPVAAPVARPVSLHAAAPGADTVRVLREFAHGRIV; from the coding sequence ATGGTTCCGGCTGGCGCTTCTGCATTCACGGCCAGTGATTACGCGCAACGATTGCGCGTGTCGCTTGGCCTGTCGGCGCAGGAACCATGGGCTGCCGATCCTCGCAGTGCCGACGTCCTGTGGGCCGATTCCGGTGCCATGGCGCTCACCGGGTATCGCGATGGCCCGGCGCTCCTCTCGCCAGCGCCACTGGCAGCGTGTGCGCAGGGTGCATGGCGCACCCTCGCTTCCTTGTCCGACGGCATGCTTGATCCCTGGTTCGCGGCGTATCGCCTGCTCGGGGAGCGCGCTGCGCTCATGGGACTGCAACGCAACGGTGCTGTTTCGGCAGGAGGTGCCTGCAGGCTGCTGCGGGTGCGCGATGGCTGCATCGCCCTGAACCTGCCACGCGAGGACGATTGGCGTCTGCTGCCTGCGTGGCTGGAGACAGCGGTCGCCGACTGGGACACGGTTGCAGACTGTGTGATCGATCGCGAACTTGCGCCATTGCTCGAACGGGCGCGGTTGCTGGGTTTGGCGGCGGCGTCGTCGGTGTCGCCGCCGTCACGCGTGGAGCCGTGGTTCCGGCTCGAGGAGCGTGGCCTGCGTCGGCGCAGTGGCGCACCGCACGCCCCGATGGTGCTCGATCTGGGTTCGTTGTGGGCAGCACCTCTGTGTACGAACCTGCTCGGCATGCTGGGTGCGCGTGTGGTCAAGGTCGAGAGCGAGCAGCGCCTCGACGGTGCGCGTTTCGGTCCGGCGGCGTTCTTCGATGTGCTGAATGCAGGCAAGGAGAGCGTGATGCTTGATCTGCGCACGCCGGCGGGCCGGAACAGCCTGCGCAGCCTGCTGGCCAGTGCCGATATCGTCGTCGAGTCGGCGCGACCACGCGCGCTCGAACAGATGGGCATCCGTGCCGCCGATCTGGTTGCAGCGGGCACCGGCAAGACGTGGATCGCCATCACCGGTCATGGACGTGGCACGCCGCAACGTGACTGGATTGCCTACGGTGACGATGCCGGTGTTGCGGCAGGATTCAGCGAACTGCTGCGTTGCAGGGATGGACAGCCGGTGTTCTGCGCCGATGCGGTGGCGGATCCGCTGACCGGGCTGCACGCAGCGGTGCTCGCGTGGCATGGGTGGCGCAGCGGCAGCGGGGGCCTGTTCGACGTTTCGCTGTATGCGGTGGCCGCGCACTGCGCTGCGCTGCACGTGCCGGTGTGTACCGCCACCGATGGTGGTGTTCCCGTCGCTGCTCCCGTGGCGCGACCGGTGAGCCTGCACGCTGCAGCGCCCGGCGCCGATACGGTACGCGTACTGCGTGAATTCGCGCACGGAAGGATCGTGTGA